The Natronoarchaeum mannanilyticum genome includes the window TCTGGAACACCATCGCGATGTCGCGGTTCTTCGCGTGGACGTCCGTGACGTCCTCGTCGCCGATGTGGATCGTGCCGGACGTGGCGCGTTCGAGTCCGGCGAGCATCCGCAGGGTTGTCGTCTTCCCGCAGCCGGAGGGGCCGACGACGGTGACGAACTCCTCGTCCGCGATCTCTAGCGACAGGTCGTCGACCGCCACGATGCTCCCGGCGTCGTACTCCTTGCGCAGGTCCTGGACCGTGATACTTGCCATTATTATTTTTCGTGGTATCAAACCGTATAACTCTTGCCCAAACGAATCAAGCTGAGAGGAACGAATTCATCGTACGTGACTGCAGACGAGTGGTACCGTGGCACACGGTGGTACACAGCGGCGCAGCTGTCCCGACGCGCGGGAACATCTCGCGTGACGGTAGCTGTGAAGTGTTGCGATCGCAAGCAGTACGCGCGCGAGAGCACCATGGGTTACACGAAAATAATAAGGAGTATCGATCACACGGGTCGTAGTAGATCGTGATCACCGCGAGAGATCGCGGGGATTCTAGCATTATAGATAGTGTTATATATGACGTCTTCCAATTACTCGGATAGTTCAAGCGGGGACTCATATCAACGGTAGATCAGTTCGGCGGCGAAACGATAACCCAAACCATTAAATACACGAGGACATTATTCATCATCAATTCATCCATGCCAATGGATAGACGCAGCGTACTGAAAGGCGCGAGTGGTATTGCAGCAGCAAGCACCCTGTCGGGCTGTCTCGGCTTCCTCGGCGGCGGCGGCGGCGGCGGAAACCAGGGCGACGCGATGCTCTGGCACGCGATGACCGAGTCGGAGACGGAGACGTTCGAGGAGAGCCTCAGCATCTACAACGACGAGAACGACGCCGAGATCGTCGCCGAGGAGAACGGCGACCTCCGTAACAACGTCGAGACCACGCTCCCCACCGGCGACGGCCCCGAGATGTACCGCTGGGCGCAGGACTGGGCTGGCAACCACTACCAGCGCGACTTCCTGTACGACGCCAGCGACGACATCGACTTCAACCTCGAGGACACGTTCAGCCAAGCTGCCGTGCAGGCGATCACGGTCGGCGCCGACGACGCCGTCGTCGGGCTCCCGGTCGGCGGCGAGACAGTGACGCTGCTGTACAACAAGGACATGGTCGACTCTCCGCCCGAGACGTACGCGGAGATGGAGTCGACCATGGAGGAGTACCACGACCCGAGCAACGGACAGTACGGCCTCTCGCACCCGATCGACGCGTACTTCGTCAGCGCCTGGATGCACGCCTTCGGCGGCTACTACTTCCAGGTCAACGAGGACGGCGAGGGCGTGACCGGGCTGGACCTCGACGAGACCAAACGCGGGATGGAGTTCGTCCGCGACAGCATCTGGCCGTACGTGCCGGCCGACACCAACCCCGGCCCGCAGCAGGCGATCTTCCAGAACGGAAGCGCACCGTTCGCGGTCAACGGTCCCTGGTCCATCGCGACGTTCGAGGACAACGGCATCAACGTCGGCGTCACCTCGTTCCCGACCGTCGACGGCAACACGCCGTCGCCGTACACGGGTACCTCGATGTGGTACTTCACGACCCGCATGGCCGACGACGAGGACCGCCGCGAGTCCGCGCTGGACTACGCCAAGTGGATCTCGCAAAGCGAGGAGCGCCAGAGAGCCTACGCCGACGCTCACAGCGACGTCCCGGTGCTGAACTCGATCTCGGCCGAGGATCTCGGCGATCAGGTCGCCGGGTTCAAGGGCTCCTACGAGGGCGGGATCGCGATGCCGAACCAC containing:
- a CDS encoding extracellular solute-binding protein, which codes for MDRRSVLKGASGIAAASTLSGCLGFLGGGGGGGNQGDAMLWHAMTESETETFEESLSIYNDENDAEIVAEENGDLRNNVETTLPTGDGPEMYRWAQDWAGNHYQRDFLYDASDDIDFNLEDTFSQAAVQAITVGADDAVVGLPVGGETVTLLYNKDMVDSPPETYAEMESTMEEYHDPSNGQYGLSHPIDAYFVSAWMHAFGGYYFQVNEDGEGVTGLDLDETKRGMEFVRDSIWPYVPADTNPGPQQAIFQNGSAPFAVNGPWSIATFEDNGINVGVTSFPTVDGNTPSPYTGTSMWYFTTRMADDEDRRESALDYAKWISQSEERQRAYADAHSDVPVLNSISAEDLGDQVAGFKGSYEGGIAMPNHPKMGSVWTPTEDAMNAVLQDDADIDSRFDEAAETVRSNWEE